The following are from one region of the Vanessa cardui chromosome 3, ilVanCard2.1, whole genome shotgun sequence genome:
- the LOC124543867 gene encoding uncharacterized protein LOC124543867 yields MKRTTPASASSHPSPSSDTENAEDNFTDADENNSEKSLAHEIRLLRLEFSSVTRELSRLSTTISEFNKRVDSVEKRLDNLEKINQERHSEIVDKNATETIAQLRSELNDRDQENLLNDIEISGIEEKNGENPTNIVVLISKKIGVPLEERDIFSAERWGARRIIADHSSQTRPRPIVVRLARRAVRDEMLRAARVRRGCDSSGIVESVDAMDGDISGHEEDAFTLVAAETPKLVVYAR; encoded by the exons ATGAAGCGTACTACCCCTGCGAGCGCCAGTAGCCATCCCTCTCCCAGCTCAGATACAGAAAATGCAGAGGACAATTTCACAGATGCTGATGAAAATAACTCTGAAAAGTCCCTCGCTCATGAGATAAGGCTGTTGCGATTGGAATTTTCTTCGGTAACCAGGGAGCTGTCGCGGCTTAGTACGACTATATCCGAATTTAATAAACGGGTGGACAGCGTCGAGAAACGCTtagataatttagaaaaaattaatcAGGAGCGACACTCGGAAATTGTCGATAAAAATGCGACCGAAACAATTGCCCAACTGCGATCCGAATTGAATGACCGTGACCAAGAGAACCTGCTAAATGATATTGAAATCTCGGGTATAGAGGAGAAAAATGGCGAAAATCCAACCAATATagtagttttaatttcaaaaaaaattgggGTGCCACTGGAGGAACGCGACATCTTCAGCGCTGAGCGTTGGGGCGCGCGCCGTATAATAGCCGATCACAGCAGCCAAACTCGGCCGCGGCCAATTGTCGTGCGTCTCGCTCGGCGCGCCGTCCGCGACGAAATGCTACGAGCCGCGCGCGTGCGCCGCGGCTGTGACTCATCGGGAATCGTCGAGTCG GTCGACGCGATGGATGGCGATATATCTGGACACGAGGAGGACGCATTTACGCTCGTCGCAGCGGAGACTCCGAAACTCGTCGTATACGCACGTTGA